In Alteromonas naphthalenivorans, one DNA window encodes the following:
- a CDS encoding DUF1328 domain-containing protein — MLGWAITFFIIAIIAAVFGFGGIAGAATGIAQFLFFVFIALLVISLVANALRGRSPRA; from the coding sequence ATGTTAGGTTGGGCAATTACTTTTTTCATTATCGCCATTATTGCAGCAGTTTTTGGTTTTGGCGGCATCGCAGGTGCAGCAACAGGTATCGCACAATTTTTATTCTTTGTGTTTATCGCTTTACTAGTCATTTCACTAGTCGCGAATGCCTTACGCGGTCGGTCACCACGAGCATAG
- the yfbR gene encoding 5'-deoxynucleotidase, with the protein MAKTHSAFIGLMQRARNVKRWPLMAQFQEEMLSTHIYEASMVAHMLGAIAADVFNEAVDPDRVAAMAIFHEGSEIAGMSDIPSPVKYHDPETTAAIKKLERRFEAMLIQTLPEPLQKRYQPLIEQDKDDIHVRLAKAADVLCAYLKCDYELSKSNSEFSNAMYEMEVQLKQYRERFQSVEYFCKVFLEDAKGTLDEQTKDLDWVERANTLHLDSEQS; encoded by the coding sequence ATGGCGAAAACTCACTCCGCATTTATAGGTTTGATGCAACGGGCAAGAAACGTGAAACGATGGCCTTTAATGGCACAGTTTCAAGAGGAGATGTTGTCTACACACATCTACGAAGCCTCTATGGTCGCTCACATGTTAGGTGCAATAGCGGCGGATGTGTTCAACGAAGCGGTTGATCCCGATCGAGTCGCTGCCATGGCTATTTTCCATGAAGGTAGCGAGATTGCTGGTATGAGTGATATTCCAAGTCCTGTAAAGTACCACGACCCTGAAACCACTGCAGCCATAAAAAAACTCGAGCGTAGGTTTGAGGCAATGCTGATACAAACCTTGCCTGAGCCCCTACAGAAGCGCTACCAGCCATTAATAGAACAAGATAAAGATGATATTCATGTACGGCTTGCTAAAGCCGCTGACGTGTTATGTGCGTATCTAAAATGTGATTATGAGTTGTCAAAATCCAATTCAGAGTTTTCAAACGCTATGTATGAAATGGAAGTGCAATTGAAACAATACCGAGAGAGGTTTCAGTCAGTAGAGTACTTTTGTAAAGTCTTCTTAGAAGATGCCAAGGGGACCTTGGATGAACAAACCAAAGATCTTGATTGGGTAGAGCGAGCCAACACATTGCATTTAGATTCTGAGCAAAGTTAA
- a CDS encoding CC0125/CC1285 family lipoprotein: MRLPIKMKIAALACSLFVTACTTTPVASPTPYKSAVTKEGYGYSSVQLTDNEYRVLFKATDRTPADIIQQFALRRAAELANKHNYEWLAVIKTDVDKKPVMARAVTHNTDKPQPFATNQQCTMSGCTEVAEPAPGQGQNTVTQTQINDIYFSVLVRMSNTQSSLGKNAISVTEILADQVDKVK, translated from the coding sequence ATGCGCTTACCAATAAAAATGAAAATAGCGGCTTTAGCATGCAGTTTATTTGTTACCGCTTGTACTACTACACCTGTCGCCTCGCCCACACCCTACAAATCTGCGGTCACTAAGGAGGGCTATGGGTATTCTAGCGTTCAACTAACCGACAATGAATACCGAGTATTATTTAAAGCTACAGATCGCACTCCAGCAGATATTATTCAGCAATTCGCATTACGCCGAGCCGCTGAACTCGCTAACAAACATAACTATGAATGGTTGGCTGTTATCAAAACCGACGTGGATAAAAAACCCGTTATGGCCAGAGCAGTCACCCACAATACAGATAAGCCCCAACCATTTGCAACTAATCAGCAATGTACCATGTCAGGATGTACCGAGGTGGCAGAACCTGCACCGGGTCAAGGGCAAAACACGGTGACGCAGACACAGATTAACGACATTTATTTCTCTGTTCTGGTAAGAATGAGCAATACCCAAAGTAGTTTGGGAAAGAACGCTATATCTGTTACAGAAATTCTCGCTGACCAAGTAGATAAGGTTAAGTAG
- a CDS encoding response regulator yields the protein MTEVIRVLLIEDDEDDYFLTSDYLLQCEEPRFQLTWVTNSADAIDALQRRNFDLCLLDYLLGAENAVDVLEVLKSNQFNLPVVILTGQSDSQVDELVMRAGAADYLQKTEIESPRFMRTIRYAMVRREIENERLERHKVEQQNKAKDKFLAHLGHELRTPLTSILGYTELLLDDKGNDPLAQELSIIYSNGKHLLSLLNDLLDMSRIMADKLELNIKEVHLSPFLTDIHSLMRLAAKDKDLVFDVIAETKIPEVIETDPTRLRQVLINLVSNAVKFTDTGAITVTVEVRPPAPGKANERLHFIVEDTGIGMPPHKLDKIFQPFEQIEDIMRANHGGAGLGLAISRELVAKLGGSISVDSVFGKGSRFSFSIDPGDISEQSRTQLALKPPSRAEANNLDLQVTGKVLIVDDIREIRRLTGHLVSQCHATVAYAENGVKALEAVLQAEEDNEPFHLVLMDIHMPVMNGIEALHAIRRHKSNVPVVAVTAASRKGLKQSLMDDGFNNVIGKPIERAALTEVLDQYLVRSQGPAVSKIETVKTVTQSTQPQPTAKKILVIEDDEDAAELLQLFLVHQGHDVITANTGADAIECMTEVVFDHVLMDLTLPDYHGYDLAAELNQIQPKAKLVIVSGNEPDKDTMKHLGVSQSLLKPVSKEDLISVVS from the coding sequence GTGACCGAAGTTATCCGGGTTTTACTGATTGAAGATGACGAAGATGATTATTTTTTAACGTCGGATTATTTACTTCAATGTGAAGAACCCCGTTTCCAGCTTACCTGGGTAACCAACAGTGCTGATGCCATAGATGCGTTACAGCGTCGAAATTTCGACTTGTGTCTGCTCGACTATCTACTTGGCGCAGAAAACGCAGTAGACGTATTGGAAGTGCTTAAATCAAACCAATTTAATCTTCCTGTTGTTATTTTAACCGGTCAATCAGACTCACAGGTTGACGAATTGGTGATGCGAGCGGGTGCAGCCGATTACCTGCAAAAAACAGAAATAGAGTCGCCCCGCTTTATGCGCACCATTCGCTACGCCATGGTTCGACGTGAGATAGAAAACGAGCGATTAGAAAGACACAAAGTCGAACAACAGAACAAAGCGAAAGATAAATTTCTGGCTCACTTGGGCCACGAACTTCGCACCCCGCTTACGTCTATTTTAGGTTACACAGAGCTGCTATTAGACGACAAAGGTAATGACCCTTTGGCCCAAGAGCTGTCTATTATTTATTCCAATGGAAAGCACTTACTTAGTCTGTTAAATGATCTTCTTGATATGTCTCGCATTATGGCGGATAAACTTGAGCTTAATATCAAAGAAGTGCATTTAAGCCCTTTCCTTACTGATATTCACTCATTAATGCGATTAGCAGCGAAAGACAAAGACCTTGTTTTCGATGTGATTGCAGAAACTAAGATACCGGAAGTGATTGAAACCGACCCTACCCGTTTGCGTCAGGTGTTAATCAACTTAGTCAGTAACGCTGTGAAATTTACCGATACTGGCGCCATAACCGTTACCGTAGAAGTTCGCCCTCCAGCACCTGGAAAAGCCAATGAAAGGTTACATTTTATTGTTGAAGACACCGGCATCGGCATGCCACCACATAAGCTAGATAAAATCTTTCAGCCTTTCGAGCAAATCGAAGATATCATGCGTGCAAATCATGGCGGAGCTGGTTTAGGTTTGGCAATAAGCCGAGAACTTGTGGCCAAGTTAGGCGGAAGCATTAGTGTAGATTCAGTTTTTGGCAAAGGCAGTCGCTTTTCGTTTTCTATCGATCCCGGTGACATTAGCGAACAAAGCCGTACTCAACTTGCACTTAAGCCACCTAGCAGAGCTGAAGCCAACAACTTAGATTTACAGGTTACTGGCAAGGTATTGATTGTTGATGATATTCGTGAGATTCGTCGCTTAACAGGTCATCTAGTCAGTCAATGTCACGCTACCGTCGCTTATGCAGAAAACGGCGTTAAAGCATTAGAGGCTGTTTTACAAGCCGAAGAAGATAACGAGCCCTTTCATTTAGTGTTAATGGATATTCATATGCCGGTTATGAATGGTATTGAAGCCCTTCATGCAATAAGGCGGCATAAGAGCAACGTACCTGTTGTGGCCGTTACCGCCGCGAGTCGCAAAGGGTTAAAACAATCTTTAATGGATGACGGGTTTAATAATGTTATTGGTAAACCTATTGAACGAGCTGCCCTTACTGAAGTGCTCGACCAGTATTTGGTGCGCTCTCAAGGTCCTGCCGTGTCGAAGATAGAAACCGTTAAAACAGTGACGCAAAGTACTCAGCCTCAACCGACGGCTAAAAAAATATTAGTGATAGAAGACGACGAAGACGCAGCTGAATTATTACAATTATTTTTGGTACATCAAGGCCACGATGTTATTACGGCGAATACGGGCGCAGATGCTATCGAGTGTATGACCGAAGTGGTATTTGATCATGTATTAATGGATTTGACCCTTCCCGACTACCATGGATATGACTTAGCTGCCGAGTTAAATCAAATTCAACCCAAGGCCAAGCTGGTTATTGTCAGTGGCAACGAGCCAGATAAAGATACCATGAAGCATTTAGGTGTTAGCCAGTCGCTATTAAAGCCAGTGAGTAAAGAAGATTTAATCAGTGTGGTGTCCTAA
- a CDS encoding response regulator, translating into MTRKQTQPINILMADDDEDDRLLTVDALKESRVLNNLFCVEDGVELLEFLRHEGKYTDASKAPRPSLILLDLNMPRKDGREALQELKTDPKLRGIPVVILTTSKEEEDMLRGYDLGCASYITKPVNFEGLVELMRALGRYWIEFVELPHD; encoded by the coding sequence ATGACGCGTAAACAAACCCAACCAATTAATATCCTTATGGCAGATGACGATGAGGACGATCGTCTATTAACTGTAGACGCACTCAAAGAAAGCCGTGTGTTAAACAACTTATTTTGTGTTGAAGATGGCGTGGAATTGCTTGAATTTTTACGCCATGAAGGTAAGTACACAGATGCTAGCAAAGCCCCCCGCCCTAGCCTAATACTGTTAGATCTTAACATGCCGCGAAAAGATGGCCGAGAAGCGTTACAAGAATTAAAAACCGATCCTAAATTACGTGGGATCCCAGTGGTCATCTTAACAACATCCAAAGAAGAAGAAGACATGCTTCGCGGATACGACTTAGGCTGTGCTTCATATATCACTAAGCCTGTGAATTTTGAGGGACTTGTCGAGCTTATGCGCGCGCTAGGTCGCTACTGGATTGAGTTTGTAGAGTTGCCACACGATTAG
- a CDS encoding sensor histidine kinase, whose product MLNKVFSSLYSWVIMVVFVIAIITANSFYVVQTLDDLSALEARLFTTSRVISAVNKLHVAVLRAESGQRGFLLTEDEAYLEEYTQTLNNFTALADEVEVSALASDLPEQSERIDKLLALTRVKINGMVRIVELVRVGDLAQAFTLLESDRGLDLYNDFENMFERIDSSERDIQGTHLASLMKLRRDSVNTLLISSGTTLFLIISIFLLLKANIRENEKHKDTLVDVNEDLEHKISERTQELRIYADELARSNRELEDFAFVASHDLQEPLRKIRAFGNRLDSGYKDVMDERGQDFLARMLNAAERMSMLISDLLSFSRVSTRGKDFEQVNVGDVIDGVLGDLEIAIEEKGANVVVQDIPTIRADKSQIDQLFLNLLSNALKFQTADKEPLIEITATTPTEADMKDILLADEYDWIKIQISDNGIGFEQSFAEKIFAPFQRLHGRSEYKGTGIGLAVCRRIVERHNGQISAKSSPGEGATFTILLPTNSEPFGSLNNHGDTAHDA is encoded by the coding sequence ATGCTAAACAAAGTTTTTTCTTCGCTATACAGTTGGGTAATCATGGTGGTATTCGTGATTGCTATTATCACTGCGAATTCATTTTATGTGGTGCAAACCCTTGATGACTTGTCAGCCTTAGAAGCGCGTTTATTTACCACTAGCCGCGTGATAAGCGCGGTGAACAAGTTGCATGTGGCCGTATTGCGCGCCGAATCAGGTCAACGTGGTTTCCTTCTTACTGAAGATGAAGCTTATCTGGAGGAGTACACACAAACACTGAATAACTTCACTGCCCTTGCCGATGAAGTTGAAGTGAGTGCACTTGCGTCTGACTTGCCGGAACAATCAGAACGGATTGATAAGCTACTTGCCCTAACCCGCGTTAAAATTAACGGTATGGTGCGTATTGTAGAGCTAGTAAGAGTGGGTGATTTAGCGCAAGCCTTCACATTGCTTGAAAGCGACAGAGGCCTTGATTTATACAACGATTTCGAAAATATGTTCGAACGCATTGATTCCTCAGAAAGAGATATTCAAGGTACGCATTTAGCCAGCTTGATGAAGCTAAGACGTGACTCGGTGAATACACTGTTAATATCTTCAGGTACCACTCTGTTTCTTATTATCTCAATCTTCTTGTTGTTAAAAGCCAACATTCGAGAAAATGAAAAGCATAAAGATACCCTTGTTGACGTTAATGAAGACCTAGAACATAAAATTTCAGAGCGAACTCAGGAACTAAGAATTTATGCAGATGAATTAGCCCGTAGCAACCGAGAGCTTGAAGACTTTGCCTTTGTTGCGTCACACGATCTCCAAGAACCGCTACGTAAAATTCGCGCCTTCGGTAACCGGTTAGACTCTGGCTACAAAGATGTGATGGATGAACGTGGACAAGACTTCCTTGCCCGTATGCTTAACGCAGCCGAGCGTATGTCTATGTTGATTTCTGACCTTCTGTCTTTTTCTCGGGTTTCTACACGGGGCAAAGACTTCGAACAAGTAAATGTCGGCGACGTTATCGATGGTGTACTAGGTGATTTAGAAATAGCTATCGAAGAAAAAGGTGCCAATGTTGTTGTGCAGGATATTCCGACTATTCGCGCAGACAAATCACAAATTGATCAGCTGTTTCTAAACTTATTGTCTAACGCACTAAAATTTCAAACCGCTGACAAAGAACCTCTTATTGAAATTACAGCTACAACCCCAACTGAAGCTGATATGAAAGACATATTGTTAGCTGATGAGTATGACTGGATCAAAATTCAAATCTCAGACAACGGTATTGGCTTTGAACAAAGTTTTGCAGAAAAGATTTTTGCCCCGTTTCAACGCTTGCACGGAAGAAGCGAATATAAAGGAACAGGGATTGGCCTAGCTGTATGCCGACGCATTGTTGAACGACACAATGGTCAAATTTCGGCAAAAAGCTCGCCAGGAGAAGGCGCAACCTTTACTATCCTTCTGCCAACAAACAGCGAGCCTTTTGGCTCTCTAAATAATCATGGAGATACCGCACATGACGCGTAA
- a CDS encoding sigma-54-dependent transcriptional regulator produces the protein MLTVLLVDDDAEFTEVACTIIEFLGHEVLTAATLGEARDWLKKETFDHVLLDFMLPDGSGAYLFDELNALPKRPRITLITGHPSVKGVIKGLCGPNIDYLVKPIQREDIEAVLTGKPKVAEDTSEKIEKHFDLLIGESAPMKELYKLIERVSRTSANVMLLGESGVGKEVVAAAIHRASQSEGPYVVTNCGAFSKELIGSELFGHEKGAFTGAVGRKEGVFEQAEGGCLFLDEITEMPIDMQPNLLRVLENKVVIRVGGTKTIPVNCRVVSATNRTMEEIAQSKVLREDIYFRLAVFPITIPTLRERKEDIPLLAKTFIEEFNKDNGSKFSWQESQLNTLQAYDWPGNVRELRHFVHRAAIMSDPTKQVIELPKTIESPFAKKQSTAPALQAGRTIEDVEKELIYATLEKVNGNKTMAADMLGISTKTLYNRLHAYGDLVKED, from the coding sequence GTGTTAACTGTTTTGCTTGTAGATGATGATGCCGAGTTTACCGAGGTGGCCTGCACTATTATTGAGTTTCTCGGTCACGAAGTGCTAACTGCTGCCACATTAGGAGAAGCGCGTGATTGGTTAAAGAAAGAAACCTTCGATCATGTATTACTTGATTTCATGTTGCCAGATGGTAGCGGTGCATACTTGTTCGATGAACTTAACGCGCTTCCTAAACGCCCACGCATTACCCTTATTACCGGACACCCATCGGTAAAAGGCGTCATTAAAGGTTTGTGCGGCCCCAATATTGATTACCTTGTTAAACCTATTCAACGTGAAGACATTGAAGCAGTATTAACAGGAAAACCTAAAGTCGCTGAAGATACCAGCGAAAAAATTGAAAAGCATTTCGATTTGCTTATTGGCGAATCTGCGCCAATGAAAGAACTTTATAAATTAATTGAAAGAGTAAGCAGAACGAGTGCCAACGTTATGCTACTGGGCGAAAGTGGTGTAGGTAAAGAGGTGGTTGCAGCCGCCATTCACCGCGCGTCACAAAGTGAAGGCCCTTACGTAGTGACTAACTGTGGTGCCTTTTCAAAAGAATTAATTGGTAGTGAACTATTTGGCCACGAAAAAGGTGCCTTTACTGGTGCAGTTGGCCGTAAGGAAGGTGTTTTCGAACAAGCTGAAGGCGGATGTTTATTCTTAGATGAAATCACCGAAATGCCTATCGATATGCAGCCAAACCTACTACGCGTATTGGAAAACAAAGTGGTTATCCGTGTTGGCGGTACTAAAACTATTCCGGTAAATTGCCGCGTAGTGTCAGCCACTAACCGAACCATGGAAGAGATAGCACAAAGCAAAGTCTTGCGTGAAGATATCTACTTCAGACTTGCTGTGTTTCCAATCACCATACCTACGTTGCGCGAGCGTAAAGAAGATATTCCTTTATTAGCGAAAACCTTTATTGAAGAATTTAATAAAGACAATGGCTCTAAGTTTAGTTGGCAAGAAAGTCAGCTAAATACATTACAAGCCTATGACTGGCCAGGTAACGTTCGTGAATTGCGTCACTTTGTTCATCGTGCCGCCATTATGAGCGACCCGACAAAACAGGTAATAGAGCTTCCTAAAACGATTGAATCGCCTTTTGCTAAAAAGCAAAGTACAGCGCCGGCACTTCAAGCAGGACGCACTATTGAAGACGTTGAAAAGGAACTTATTTACGCCACGCTTGAGAAAGTGAATGGGAATAAGACCATGGCCGCCGACATGCTCGGCATAAGTACCAAAACCCTATACAACCGACTTCACGCGTATGGCGATTTGGTCAAAGAAGACTAG
- a CDS encoding exopolysaccharide biosynthesis protein, with product MFKETGARSMTLYELLGKMQPKNTTDVMAFSEFWNAMEKRGFGPMLALPAFIAATPIGAIPGVPTITGVTILLIAMQILLGRRHPWLPATIMKIEMDAERIEFLVNKMKPVAVRFDRFLMPRWFFMRQPVFRSLIALSCAACGLLMVPLELVPFMGLIPAFAV from the coding sequence ATGTTTAAGGAAACTGGCGCAAGGTCAATGACACTTTATGAGTTGTTGGGAAAAATGCAGCCTAAAAACACCACCGACGTCATGGCGTTTTCCGAATTCTGGAATGCAATGGAAAAAAGGGGATTTGGACCCATGTTAGCGTTGCCAGCGTTTATTGCGGCAACGCCCATAGGGGCTATTCCTGGTGTACCCACCATTACCGGTGTGACAATTTTACTGATAGCAATGCAAATTTTACTCGGTCGACGTCATCCGTGGCTTCCCGCTACCATTATGAAAATTGAAATGGATGCAGAGCGAATAGAATTTTTGGTAAATAAAATGAAACCTGTGGCGGTGCGATTTGACCGTTTCTTAATGCCGCGCTGGTTTTTTATGCGCCAACCTGTGTTCCGTTCACTTATAGCGCTAAGTTGTGCGGCGTGTGGTTTGTTGATGGTGCCACTAGAGTTAGTACCCTTTATGGGATTAATACCGGCGTTTGCTGTGTAG
- a CDS encoding LysR family transcriptional regulator, with the protein MLKSTLEQWRMFKAVVDAGGFNQAAALVHKSQSSVHHAVQKLENAIGVVLFENSGRKVKLSPQGELMYRRAAFVLNEAQKLEAVAASLQAGTETLLRIAVDIIFPSDLLYNVLSKVSEEFPLLRIEIEETVLSGANSLLDSGNVDIAISPFPYPGGFSEDLCEIDFAAVAHVDHPLHALDRALTLEDLKSHRQIVVRDSSAERKVDAGWLGAEQRWTVSHIRTSVDMISQGLGFAWLPIAIIKKELEEELLLPLPLDSNGGLRRAMLYLTFEDGDGLGPAARSFIGELRYQSMQLPSADGMLEQCVESIQR; encoded by the coding sequence ATGTTAAAATCTACATTAGAACAATGGCGCATGTTTAAGGCAGTGGTAGATGCTGGAGGCTTCAATCAAGCAGCCGCATTAGTGCACAAGAGCCAATCTAGTGTGCATCACGCGGTTCAAAAGTTAGAAAACGCCATTGGCGTTGTGTTGTTTGAAAACAGTGGGCGTAAGGTAAAGTTATCTCCTCAAGGGGAGTTAATGTATCGGCGAGCGGCGTTTGTATTAAATGAAGCGCAGAAATTAGAAGCGGTAGCGGCTAGTTTACAAGCAGGAACCGAAACCCTTCTTCGTATCGCCGTTGATATCATTTTCCCTTCCGATTTACTTTATAATGTATTAAGTAAAGTGTCTGAAGAATTTCCTCTGCTACGTATCGAGATTGAAGAAACCGTGTTAAGCGGCGCTAACTCCTTGCTTGATAGTGGCAATGTAGATATCGCGATATCCCCCTTCCCCTACCCCGGCGGATTCAGTGAAGATTTGTGCGAAATAGACTTTGCTGCTGTAGCGCATGTTGATCATCCTCTGCACGCACTCGACCGTGCCTTAACACTAGAAGATTTAAAGTCACATCGTCAAATAGTGGTAAGAGATTCATCAGCTGAGCGTAAAGTTGATGCTGGTTGGCTTGGCGCCGAGCAACGCTGGACGGTTAGCCATATTAGAACGTCTGTAGATATGATTTCTCAAGGACTTGGATTTGCTTGGCTACCTATCGCTATTATTAAAAAAGAATTAGAAGAAGAGCTATTGCTGCCACTACCTCTTGATAGCAATGGCGGTTTACGCCGCGCAATGCTTTACCTCACATTTGAGGATGGCGATGGCCTGGGACCAGCAGCAAGAAGCTTTATCGGTGAACTTAGATATCAATCGATGCAGCTTCCTTCTGCTGATGGCATGCTTGAACAATGCGTAGAGTCTATACAAAGGTAA
- a CDS encoding rhodanese-like domain-containing protein, whose protein sequence is MLIDITTRLANIPFPLRCITAKEAMQEISSNHGLLLDVREPAEAASSPVEAALNIPRGVLEMKVIEKCKDAKFPIYIHCASGIRAKLAAEQLMNMGYENVSVVTCSIGDIKQATDA, encoded by the coding sequence ATGTTAATCGATATCACTACGAGACTTGCCAATATCCCTTTTCCCCTTCGTTGTATAACAGCTAAAGAAGCGATGCAGGAAATATCTTCTAATCACGGTCTATTACTTGATGTTCGTGAACCCGCAGAGGCAGCATCTAGCCCTGTAGAAGCAGCATTAAATATTCCTCGTGGCGTACTTGAGATGAAAGTTATCGAAAAGTGTAAAGATGCCAAATTTCCAATCTATATTCATTGCGCCTCAGGCATTCGCGCCAAATTGGCTGCCGAACAGCTAATGAACATGGGGTATGAGAATGTGAGCGTGGTAACCTGTTCAATAGGCGATATTAAGCAAGCTACCGACGCATAA
- a CDS encoding ArsR/SmtB family transcription factor, giving the protein MTDNLAVDDLSVNMSEMAQYTMEAELYLKQLANKTRLMVLCSLMDKELSVTQMLDHVDVSQPVISQHLALLRESKMVATRRAGQTIYYRLADERVKQTIGLLHKFFCAQND; this is encoded by the coding sequence ATGACTGATAATTTAGCCGTTGATGATTTATCTGTGAACATGAGCGAAATGGCTCAATATACAATGGAAGCTGAGCTCTATCTTAAGCAGTTGGCAAATAAGACCCGTTTAATGGTGTTGTGTTCTTTAATGGACAAAGAGTTATCTGTTACTCAAATGTTAGACCATGTAGATGTTTCTCAGCCAGTAATTTCACAGCATTTAGCGCTATTGAGAGAATCTAAAATGGTAGCCACACGCCGAGCTGGACAAACCATTTATTATCGATTAGCCGATGAAAGAGTGAAGCAAACTATTGGCTTGCTCCACAAGTTCTTTTGCGCTCAGAACGATTAA
- a CDS encoding PRC-barrel domain-containing protein, with protein sequence MMVSYKQIKHFSIHATDKDIGGVRDILFDDKNFVVRYVVADTNTWLPLSRKVVISPISVTRVDQEEETVDVSMTADTLKNSPSIDEHKPVSREFEETLFRYFGYGYYWIGPGAWGDFAHPGQLADPELAAMGKEEIDNKPENHLRACGEVSGYEVATQDDNVGHISDFVFDTNSWQIQLLVVDTNNWLPGGKKLAVLPSDIKNIDWSSHNVSVDLTHEGLMARPEVDLDKLDDAAYVEALVANAKLV encoded by the coding sequence ATGATGGTGTCATATAAACAAATTAAACATTTTTCAATTCATGCTACCGATAAGGACATAGGCGGCGTACGAGACATACTTTTTGACGATAAAAATTTCGTCGTTAGATATGTAGTTGCCGATACGAATACATGGCTTCCCCTTAGCAGAAAAGTGGTGATATCACCCATTTCGGTCACCCGTGTTGATCAGGAAGAAGAAACCGTTGATGTTTCCATGACTGCAGACACGCTGAAAAACAGCCCATCAATTGACGAACATAAACCGGTTTCAAGAGAATTTGAAGAAACACTATTTCGTTACTTTGGCTATGGTTATTACTGGATTGGTCCTGGTGCGTGGGGCGATTTCGCTCATCCTGGTCAACTAGCCGATCCTGAGTTAGCGGCTATGGGTAAAGAAGAAATAGATAATAAACCTGAAAATCACTTACGGGCTTGCGGAGAAGTCAGTGGTTATGAAGTGGCTACCCAAGACGATAACGTTGGGCATATTAGCGATTTCGTGTTTGATACTAATAGCTGGCAGATTCAGTTGTTAGTGGTTGATACAAATAACTGGCTACCTGGTGGTAAAAAGCTTGCAGTACTGCCCTCTGACATCAAGAATATTGATTGGTCTTCTCACAATGTCTCTGTCGACCTAACACATGAGGGTTTGATGGCTAGACCGGAAGTTGATCTTGATAAATTGGATGACGCTGCATATGTAGAGGCATTGGTGGCAAACGCTAAACTTGTCTAG
- the maoP gene encoding DUF413 domain-containing protein: MKNLSIRVSQKPFIDRQKFPYGFRKSGDFSIGEADILTSYGKTLLALECGELTPESDDERHFVDFISGKVDADNTIERTWAKYVRLSRGKKHFYTLHSTAASNQSDYDEDYSDEAFDVA; this comes from the coding sequence ATGAAAAATTTATCAATTCGCGTTTCTCAAAAACCTTTTATAGATAGACAAAAATTTCCTTATGGCTTTCGAAAATCTGGCGATTTCAGTATTGGTGAGGCAGATATACTAACCAGTTATGGAAAAACCCTGCTGGCACTGGAATGTGGAGAGTTAACACCAGAGTCGGATGATGAACGTCATTTTGTAGATTTTATTAGTGGTAAAGTGGATGCTGACAATACTATTGAGCGCACCTGGGCCAAGTATGTACGCTTATCTCGAGGCAAGAAGCACTTTTACACGTTGCATAGCACCGCTGCGAGTAATCAGTCAGACTACGATGAAGATTACAGTGATGAAGCATTTGACGTAGCGTAA